In Thunnus maccoyii chromosome 11, fThuMac1.1, whole genome shotgun sequence, one genomic interval encodes:
- the LOC121907639 gene encoding uncharacterized protein LOC121907639 produces the protein MYRNQLKNWCRGENLDESHALLTIVPEKTETAHIVETLQTVKCLGRVQVRGRMLNETTNEVLVLCECKEKLTDADVPSEVLSSDGQTAWKIFTVAQSSDPELDFNRKLHALLQAEGKSTEDVQALLTPHIPPSTEAILRAVGDLFDKTVKPSAESGGYRRLRIFSGIVPTPAGEEQFDHWLEQAYLMVEESEGSAKDKRRKIMESLKGPALEVIKAVRLSNPDIAPDKCLEALENAFGLAESGDDLYFTFRMQQQQPGEKLSDFLRRLERCLSKVVQRGGLTPLAMDGARLEQLLRGAVNADLMLIQLRLRERRANPPTFLELLKEIRSEEEYESSRAKLNHSVYTVHTKLQEENKHSEIQSLRAEIKEVKSMFAALSTRDKETQNENFQTKVRNVPETNADPEVIALRKQLKQLQQKVNSRLPQSSTPSPTVMTVNTQNRQGAETEERFCYRCGENGHMAGKCKNPENQSKVIQRLIQALKKAKTHSTQPTTDVPSPKTDCTVRRSVVDQLAPTGIPEGLIGPPSLEPLKVNGHLCDALLDSGSRVSIIFESWYRRHLADTPIRPVSDLNIWGLSDSDYPYLGYVAVDLEFPKKVAGTPTALSALALICPDPPGPDQTPVILGTNTKANLSKRLAQLRDDRVEGTVAHAFGIQNTFPETVKEKAIDLSNEEDDEIGCVKLEGRRSLVLPAGGSIKVVCKVVLGKSLPDDILIVEASSTATLPSGVMLQPMAIPSNAVDINRLTVVVHNESQKEVTIPAGAVLGHLCVADVVTTVPKQKPETEDAFDVRMIDFGESPVPETWKARLRQKLSERADVFSLHELDVGLAKEVEHTIRLSDSRPFRERSRRIAPADIDDVRRHIQKLLAAGIIKESRSPYASPIVVVRKKNGDVRMCIDYRTLNSRTVPDQYTTPRIDEALDCLSGSKWFSVIDLRSGYYQIAMKEEDKEKTTFICPLGFYQFERMPQGITGAPATFQRLMEKAVGDMNMLQVIVYLDDLIIFGKTLAEHEERLLKVLDRLREVGLKISLDKCQFCQTKVKYVGHIVTAEGVAADPAKIEAVTTWPQPYNLKTLRSFLGFCGYYRRFIHNYSSIVRPLTDLTKGYGPPQRSKKPVKGKRDVYLDEKELFGDRWDESCTEAFEKIKQCLTNAPVLAFADPDKPYTLHVDASLTGLGAVLYQAYPKGLRPVAFASRKLSSSEKNYAIHQLEFLSLKWAVVEKFHDYLYGAHFTVRTDNNPLTYVLTSAKLNATGHRWLSDLSVYDFNIIYRPGRNNIDADLLSRIEARDEETEWQSISQAGVKSICQRVGVLGPSADSPKYAEQLGAPPDCIPDVYAFPTRLQLNSLEQMSRQDLMAAQAQDGLIAPTIQALKCGKWKDNPELLPMKREMGKLVMTDGLLHRVSTCHTGKKTQQLVLPAKFKAVVLKTMHDDLGHLGVDRVTDMIRSRFFWPKMSVDVEQYVKNCGECVLRKTPCQRAAPLHQIVSSGPMDLVCIDFLSMEPDSRGVSNVLVITDHFTRYAQAFPTLNQKALTVAKVLVEKYFVHYGLPSRIHSDQGRDFESRLIKELLKILGIQKSRTTPYHPQGDPQPERFNRTLLSMLATLNQEKKRQWSQHVVHLVHAYNSTKCDATGYSPYMLMFGREARLPLDVCFGTCPDGKVDQPHSAYVAKLKEDLQTAYNLATEVSNKRHQQNKKAYDKRLRFHKLEPGDRVLLKNLGLKGKHKLENRWYNVPYVVVDKLPNLPVYRVKPLNVKGKVKTLHRDNLLPIGDRVRIPVQEEMENVPQRPVTRSRVPNRHKRNSTDHTVQRESHTLSDSSDLECEWPTKPYRELMGNLLRRRERHSAEGSEQLEVLSPSEESHSERDHSPVEHVPDVPQATDSESGPLSSEDEQLPSSCSNVHVTPKPTKPATQLVKLACGVLDLFKVICATRWYRTGDEEYAITAVKIQTRGFSQERMKKTQDSDRNAPVSEDVLLDNVRRDPAACSASNEDTTAAAATDREEKTNLLSDSKEDSSETKSTESDREK, from the exons ATGTACAGGAACCAGCTGAAGAACTGGTGTCGAGGTGAAAACCTGGATGAGAGCCATGCCTTGCTGACCATCGTTCCTGAGAAGACAGAAACAGCACACATAGTAGAGACTTTGCAAACTGTAAAGTGCTTGGGACGGGTACAAGTGAGAGGAAGAATGTTAAACGAAACTACAAATGAAGTGCTGGTGCTTTGCGAGTGCAAAGAGAAATTGACTGATGCAGACGTCCCAAGTGAAGTTTTGAGCTCAGATGGACAAACTGCATGGAAAATATTCACTGTGGCTCAGAGCTCAGACCCTGAGTTGGACTTTAACCGTAAACTGCATGCTCTTCTACAAGCAGAAGGAAAGTCCACAGAGGATGTTCAGGCCTTGCTGACCCCGCACATACCTCCCTCTACAGAAGCCATCCTTCGTGCTGTGGGCGATCTGTTTGATAAGACTGTCAAGCCCTCAGCAGAAAGTGGAGGATACCGCCGCCTGCGGATCTTTTCCGGTATTGTGCCTACACCAGCAGGAGAGGAACAATTCGACCACTGGTTAGAGCAAGCTTACCTGATGGTTGAAGAGAGTGAGGGTTCTGCTAAAGACAAGAGGAGAAAGATAATGGAGAGTTTAAAGGGGCCAGCTCTGGAAGTGATAAAAGCAGTGCGTCTCTCCAATCCTGACATTGCCCCTGACAAGTGCCTGGAGGCTCTGGAAAACGCCTTTGGATTAGCAGAGTCTGGAGACGATTTGTATTTCACATTcagaatgcagcagcagcaacctgGTGAGAAGCTATCTGATTTCCTCAGGAGATTAGAACGTTGCCTGTCCAAAGTGGTACAAAGAGGTGGTCTCACTCCCCTAGCCATGGATGGTGCACGGCTTGAGCAGCTTCTGAGGGGTGCAGTTAATGCTGATCTGATGTTAATCCAACTGCGACTGAGGGAGAGAAGAGCTAATCCCCCAACTTTCCTTGAGCTCCTGAAAGAAATTCGTTCAGAAGAAGAATATGAATCTTCTCGAGCAAAGCTGAACCATTCAGTGTATACAGTTCACACCAAGCttcaagaagaaaacaaacactcagaGATACAGAGTTTGAGAGCTGAAATTAAAGAAGTGAAATCAATGTTTGCTGCGCTCTCTACACgggacaaagagacacaaaatgagAACTTTCAAACTAAAGTGAGAAATGTCCCAGAGACTAATGCTGATCCAGAAGTGATAGCTCTGAGGAAACAACTGAAACAGTTACAACAAAAGGTGAACTCCAGATTACCTCAATCGTCTACACCTTCTCCCACAGTGATGACTGTAAACACTCAAAACAGACAAGGGGCTGAGACAGAAGAGCGTTTCTGCTATCGCTGTGGCGAAAATGGACACATGGCAGGGAAGTGCAAAAACCCTGAGAACCAAAGCAAAGTGATCCAAAGACTCATTCAAGCTCTCAAAAAGGCTAAGACCCATAGCACTCAACCTACTACTGATGTCCCCTCACCCAAAACTGACTGCACTGTGAGGAGGAGTGTAGTAGATCAGCTTGCCCCAACAGGCATACCAGAGGGTCTAATAGGGCCACCATCTTTGGAGCCTCTGAAAGTTAATGGACATTTGTGTGATGCATTACTCGACAGTGGCTCAAGAGTTAGCATCATCTTTGAATCCTGGTACAGGAGACATCTTGCTGATACTCCTATTCGCCCAGTAAGTGACCTTAACATTTGGGGTTTAAGTGACTCTGATTACCCTTATCTTGGCTACGTGGCAGTGGACCTAGAGTTTCCCAAAAAGGTAGCGGGTACCCCAACAGCCCTGTCAGCCCTGGCTCTCATTTGCCCTGATCCACCTGGTCCTGATCAGACACCTGTGATCCTCGGGACAAATACCAAGGCTAACCTATCCAAGCGGCTAGCCCAGCTGCGTGACGATAGAGTTGAAGGCACTGTAGCCCACGCCTTTGGCATACAGAACACTTTCCcagaaacagtgaaagaaaaagccATTGACTTGTCAAATGAAGAGGATGACGAAATAGGTTGTGTAAAGTTGGAGGGTCGACGCTCACTTGTCCTACCTGCAGGTGGCAGCATTAAAGTAGTCTGCAAAGTGGTGCTTGGAAAGTCCCTGCCAGATGACATCTTGATAGTAGAGGCCTCCAGTACAGCTACTCTCCCATCAGGCGTCATGCTCCAACCTATGGCAATACCCAGTAATGCTGTGGACATTAACCGGCTGACAGTTGTGGTTCATAATGAGTCGCAGAAAGAAGTGACCATTCCTGCCGGTGCTGTCCTGGGTCACCTGTGTGTAGCTGATGTGGTTACCACAGTGCCAAAACAAAAGCCAGAGACTGAGGATGCTTTTGATGTCAGAATGATCGACTTTGGTGAGTCACCTGTCCCCGAAACATGGAAAGCAAGGCTCAGACAAAAACTGTCTGAAAGAGCAGATGTATTCTCTCTTCATGAACTCGATGTGGGACTCGCCAAAGAAGTGGAGCACACGATCCGCTTATCTGATTCACGACCCTTTCGTGAACGCTCCAGACGCATCGCCCCTGCGGATATTGACGACGTGAGGCGTCATATTCAAAAGCTACTAGCTGCAGGCATCATTAAAGAGTCCAGAAGTCCATATGCATCGCCCATAGTGGTTGTGAGGAAAAAGAATGGGGATGTAAGGATGTGCATTGACTACCGCACACTAAACAGCCGCACTGTACCAGATCAATACACTACCCCACGCATCGATGAGGCTCTTGACTGCCTGTCGGGTAGTAAATGGTTCTCAGTGATCGACTTAAGAAGTGGTTACTATCAAATAGCCATGAAAGAAGAGGACAAAGAAAAGACTACCTTTATCTGCCCTCTCGGGTTCTACCAATTTGAGAGGATGCCTCAAGGCATAACTGGAGCTCCTGCAACCTTCCAGCGCCTCATGGAGAAAGCAGTTGGAGACATGAACATGCTCCAAGTAATAGTCTATCTGGATGATCTGATCATATTCGGAAAGACCCTGGCAGAACATGAAGAGAGACTCTTAAAGGTGCTGGACAGACTCAGAGAAGTAGGGCTCAAGATTTCACTTGACAAATGTCAGTTTTGCCAAACAAAGGTCAAGTATGTGGGTCATATTGTGACTGCTGAGGGTGTTGCTGCTGACCCTGCAAAAATCGAAGCTGTGACCACTTGGCCCCAACCTTACAATCTCAAGACCCTACGATCCTTTTTGGGTTTTTGTGGTTATTATAGACGATTTATCCACAACTACTCCTCCATCGTCCGCCCTTTGACTGACCTCACTAAAGGTTATGGCCCCCCTCAGCGTAGCAAAAAGCCAGTAAAAGGGAAGAGAGATGTTTATTTGGATGAGAAGGAGCTGTTTGGAGACAGGTGGGACGAGTCATGCACTGAAGCCTTTGAAAAAATCAAACAGTGTTTGACAAACGCCCCTGTGCTCGCCTTTGCAGATCCTGATAAGCCCTACACACTGCATGTCGATGCTAGCCTTACGGGACTGGGAGCTGTGCTTTATCAGGCATACCCAAAAGGCTTGCGACCAGTGGCGTTCGCAAGCAGAAAACTGAGCTCGTCAGAAAAAAACTACGCCATCCATCAGTTAGAGTTTCTGTCGCTGAAATGGGCAGTTGTGGAGAAATTTCACGACTATCTCTACGGAGCCCACTTTACTGTGCGTACAGACAACAACCCTCTAACTTACGTCCTGACATCAGCAAAGCTCAACGCCACAGGACATCGGTGGCTGTCGGACTTGTCAGTGTACGATTTTAATATTATCTACAGACCAGGTAGAAATAACATTGATGCTGATCTGTTGTCACGCATAGAGGCAAGAGATGAGGAGACGGAATGGCAGAGCATCTCGCAGGCTGGAGTCAAGTCAATATGCCAGCGAGTCGGTGTTCTTGGCCCATCGGCAGACTCCCCCAAGTATGCTGAGCAGCTTGGAGCTCCACCTGACTGCATTCCTGACGTGTATGCTTTCCCCACACGTCTTCAGCTTAACTCACTGGAACAAATGTCCAGGCAGGACTTAATGGCAGCCCAAGCCCAAGACGGCTTGATAGCACCCACCATACAAGCTTTAAAGTGTGGCAAGTGGAAAGACAACCCAGAGTTACTCCCTATGAAAAGAGAGATGGGTAAGCTAGTCATGACTGACGGGTTACTACATCGGGTGAGCACATGCCACACAGGGAAAAAGACACAGCAGCTAGTGCTACCTGCCAAGTTCAAAGCAGTAGTACTCAAAACCATGCACGATGACCTTGGTCATTTAGGAGTGGACAGAGTCACTGACATGATCAGGAGCCGATTCTTCTGGCCAAAGATGTCAGTCGATGTAGAGCAATATGTGAAAAACTGCGGAGAGTGTGTGCTCAGGAAGACTCCATGTCAAAGAGCTGCACCGTTACATCAGATAGTGAGCTCTGGACCTATGGACCTCGTCTGTATTGACTTCCTGTCTATGGAACCTGACTCAAGAGGAGTGAGTAATGTGCTTGTCATAACTGACCATTTTACGAGATACGCCCAAGCTTTCCCCACTCTCAATCAAAAAGCTCTCACAGTGGCAAAAGTCTTAGTGGAAAAGTACTTTGTACATTATGGCTTGCCATCTCGTATTCACTCTGATCAAGGCAGAGACTTTGAGTCTCGACTCATTAAAGAGTTGTTAAAGATACTGGGCATACAGAAGTCAAGGACCACCCCTTACCACCCCCAGGGTGATCCCCAACCTGAACGCTTCAACAGAACTCTGTTATCCATGTTGGCCACACTCAACCAAGAAAAGAAGCGGCAATGGAGTCAGCATGTAGTGCACCTGGTGCATGCATACAATAGCACCAAGTGTGACGCCACGGGATACTCCCCGTATATGCTGATGTTCGGCCGAGAGGCTCGACTCCCGCTGGATGTATGCTTTGGGACATGCCCAGATGGCAAAGTTGACCAACCACATTCTGCATATGTTGCCAAACTGAAAGAGGATTTGCAGACAGCCTATAACCTGGCCACAGAGGTCTCTAACAAGAGACACcagcaaaataaaaaggcaTACGACAAGAGACTTAGGTTCCACAAACTAGAACCTGGCGACAGAGTATTGCTGAAAAACCTTGGCTTGAAGGGAAAACACAAACTGGAAAATCGCTGGTACAATGTCCCTTATGTTGTAGTGGATAAGTTGCCAAACTTGCCTGTTTACAGAGTAAAGCCACTAAACGTCAAAGGGAAGgtcaaaacactgcacagagaTAATCTCCTTCCCATAGGAGATCGAGTGAGGATACCAGTGCAGGAGGAAATGGAGAATGTTCCACAGAGACCTGTGACTCGAAGTCGTGTCCCCAACCGACACAAAAGAAACTCCACAGATCACACTGTACAAAGAGAAAGCCATACCTTGAGTGATTCTTCTGATCTGGAGTGTGAATGGCCGACCAAACCCTATAGGGAGTTAATGGGAAATCTCTTGCgaaggagagaaagacataGTGCTGAAGGATCAGAGCAGTTGGAAGTCCTCAGTCCTTCAGAAGAGAGTCACTCAGAGAGAGACCACTCTCCTGTAGAGCATGTTCCAGATGTCCCTCAAGCAACCGACTCTGAGTCAGGACCACTCTCCAGTGAAGATGAGCAACTACCCTCGAGCTGTTCTAATGTACATGTGACACCAAAGCCAA CTAAACCAGCTACTCAACTGGTGAAGTTAGCCTGCGGTGTGCTGGACCTGTTCAAGGTGATCTGCG CAACCCGCTGGTATCGCACAGGGGACGAGGAGTACGCCATTACGGCA GTCAAGATTCAAACCAGAGGCTTCAGCCAGGAGAGAATGAAGAAGACTCAAGACTCTGACAGAAATGCTCCTGTTTCTGAGGACGTTTTACTAGACAATGTGAGGCGGGATCCTGCTGCATGCAGTGCTTCCAATGAggacaccactgctgctgctgctactgatagagaagagaaaacaaacctATTAAGCGACAGCAAAGAAGATTCAAgtgagacaaaatccacagaaagtgacagagaaaaatga
- the LOC121906880 gene encoding ICOS ligand-like — protein MSQDDIISPLTNNSYYISIFSFLAPIMGQIPVPLSATVGGSVLIPCSLPVNSTSIKWFYWQEDGSDKLLFHWHISEKTQPVADEYRNRCQVFNTEFSSGNISIRLNNVSVGDDQKTFSASVRFDSTKRLNLQCMSSLQVSAAYQDLNLTINNTLNSATCTAHGGYPEPEVKWTGQNKFSSEQLKLKDAQTSHQQHPTKKTFSVTSTVSVKELQSVTCLVCNPHSKQQIKNTAVIDAPGE, from the exons atgagtcaggatgacatcatttctCCTCTTACTAACAACTCTTACTATATCtcaatcttttcttttctagcACCCATCATGGGTCAGATACCTGTCCCTCTCAGTGCCACTGTTGGAGGGTCCGTCCTGATTCCCTGTTCACTACCAGTGAATTCAACAAGCATCAAATGGTTTTACTGGCAGGAGGATGGGTCTGACAAACTTTTGTTCCACTGGCATATCAGTGAGAAAACACAACCAGTAGCTGATGAATACAGGAACAGGTGTCAAGTCTTCAATACTGAGTTTAGTTCTGGAAATATTTCTATTAGACTAAACAATGTTAGTGTTGGAGATGACCAGAAAACATTCTCGGCCAGTGTTCGTTTTGATTCTACTAAACGGCTTAACCTTCAGTGCATGTCCTCTTTGCAGGTCTCAG CTGCCTACCAAGATCTTAACCTGACCATTAACAACACATTAAACAGTGCAACCTGTACGGCACATGGAGGATACCCTGAACCTGAAGTGAAATGGACTGGTCAAAACAAATTCAGCAGTGAACAACTGAAACTGAAGGATGCTCAGACGTCCCATCAGCAGCATCCAACCAAGAAAACTTTCTCTGTCACAAGCACTGTCAGTGTCAAAGAGCTGCAGTCTGTAACCTGCCTCGTGTGTAACCCTCACTCCAAACAGCAGATTAAGAACACCGCAGTGATTGATGCTCCTGGTGAgtga